A region of the Corticium candelabrum chromosome 4, ooCorCand1.1, whole genome shotgun sequence genome:
CCGTGGCAATCATTTCCAACTGAGTATTCAAAACCTTTCACACTACCCTGTACAGGTGACGATGCCACAAGCACGGTTTCGGTCAACTAGTGTTTCTTACAACAGTCAGATAGACAAAGTCTACTGTGTCCGTTTGCGGGGACATTCAGAATGGCCTTTTATTCTAGTCAATGCGAGGACAAACGAACTGTGGACTCCAAACTCTAGTCATTCAACACCATTCCATGTTTGGAAACGTatatatgcaaacaaaaagtAGCAAATCTGTTAGGTGTACCACGTGACAATTAGCACATTGCTGTATACACTTTTAGCTACAGTATATAGTTTGCTACTTGTTTTTTGATAAAAATTGCTTAAGAGTGGAGAAGTGATTCACCAAAAGTAGCATTAAAACCACCTTGATTTAAGCTAGTCTGCATGTACCGCAAATTCTTACTCACAATATAACCTGCTGAACAAGATGCAAGACAAGgtgtttaacttaattaaacggTGACTGGTTTGTGGTCTAGGTAGTCTGTTTCTTCGTTACTGCCAATTTTTCTACCTGAAAGTTTTAAAGTAATCCAAGTCAGAAGATTCTGAATGTTCATAAGTTGTAAACAAATAATCTAGTGAAATAATTATTGAATGGTGTTGCTGACTGCAAGGTCAAGTGAATTCTGTTGTTCGCGTTTTGTCATACGAGTCCTAAAGATCCATTGATAAGGGGAACACTTGTTGTGTGCAGAAAATCCTTGCAGAATCAGATTCCAATGGGAGGCACTCGTGCCTAGCTGCAGTCACTGGTGCCTAGGTTATGGTGACTCCCCTGTCACTGGTGCCTAGGTGGTGGTGACCGGGAATCACTCACGCCCAGGCGCGGGTGAACGGAGTCATTGCCACCTAGGTACCAGTGACTGGGGAGTCACTCACGCCTATGACACCAGTCACTCTTTTGCTAGTACGCCGTAACGGTAACTCGCTTAGACCGAATTTCCGACCGCATACGGGACTTCTGAGGCGACCCTTTCGCTTGATTGCATATGAATCAGTAGTTTGGCGTCTAATCATGTCTACACCGCCCTAATCGATTAACGGTGTTCTAACGTCGTTGCGCTAACGGCGATTAGCATAGCAAACCCTGTCGCACTGTCGTGCCAGGCTTTGCAGAACACAAACGGGAAGACAAAGCCAAAGAGGATACGATACGAGGCTAGATCAGCGATGTGCTCGGTGAGATCGACGGTCTCTGCAGTATATAAGATGTCTAGTGAGCGGCGTTCTTTTAGTGTCATTTTCATGCAAAGTACCACAATGCCACAGCACGATACGCACGTCTGGTGCAAGCCTAAACTTTCTCACTCCTCCCTTCGTCTCTTTCCTTGTGTCATCACCACCTTAAAGACTTTGAGGCTGTCTTCTTTCGCCACTCGGCGCTTGTCTGCTGTACGTACCCTATGGTCTCGTCCTGCTTGCCTGTTCCCGAAGCGCCGTGcgtactgcatgtatactaCTTTGAGTTTGAAGGCAGTCTCGTATGAACGCTTTTTGAGTCGCTATTCTTCAGCCGTGCGGTTCAGATGATTCATGCAGGTACGCGTCAAGCATACGCGCGGTATGAATAATGAATATCAATTACTTACCGTGGGGCGTTCTTTCGAGAAACTATGGTATACGGCTCTGGCCGGCCCCATAGTATATTTTCGGTTAATAGACGCCGTTTTTTTAAACTGTCTAACTCACCCTACGCCATGGCTCTAGTACACCCGAAAAAGTCGCAGAATAGCGTTACTCGGGTGAACGCAGTGATTTGACGGTTACTGTCGGTCAGAAGAGATGTGCATTCACGTATTTCCAATGAAGAGTAACTTGGCAACCTTCACTATAGTTCAAGCATGCTCTTCTaagcgaggtaatacggtatatatatatatatatatatatatatatatatatatatatatatatatatatatatcaaaacATTCACGTGACGCCACACAATTCGTATCCGGAAGTCTCAAGAGGTTTGTTCTTTGCGACTCTTCTAATGGATCCGAAACCGTTTCTAACAATGCGTTCTAGTGGTATTCTGTGCGACTGCACGATACAAATTGGTAATAGAGAATTGCTAGTTCATGGTCTAGTGATCGCCTCACGTTCCGACTACTTTCTGAAGTTGCTGCAGTCAAAGATGCGAGACACCAATCGAGTCGATCTATCCAATGTGGTTGGAGGCTACGATGCGATCAGCGTGATTGTCGACTTCTGCTACGGCATATCTGTACAAGACAGACTCGATGAGTCGAACATCGCTCACGTGCTCTGCTGTGCTTTATATCTCCAAATGTGCGGAGAGAAAAATCTGGCAATGATATGTAGAAACACACTAAAAATGCTAACAGAACGACAACTAACGAACTGCTTAGCTATTCTAAACGACTGTACTGACATCGGAGTTGCTGCAGAAAAAGAAGGAGTGATTGAAGAGTGCCTACAAGCGGCAGTGCTGCACTTCAAATCGCAAGAGGGCAATTACGAATTCGAAGCTTTGGACGACCTCAGTAATTCTGTAAATTTGAAAGATTTTCCTATCCATTGGATCGAGCAAATTTTGGAAAAAATGCGACAAGAAGAATGCCATTTGTCAATAACAGCATTTGTGTCTACTGTCCATATTAGTTCCATTATCAGCTGTTACCCTAACAGCTGTCAGACGGTAGAGAACTCTCCCTATTCTCTTGACGCTTGTCGTCCATCGGCAGCAAGCCCAACAACACTGCTGGAAGCATTTGAAACGATCATGAGTTACGTTCCTGACGAAGCATCTACATTATCCCCTCGTGCTGCATCCCCAACTTGGTTTGCTAAAGCGTTGGAGTTTTCCACCACACATTCACTGGCATGTGCCAGTCGTCTGTTTTCCATGTGTGCAAGCATTTATGACAAACTTGCAAACGCTGATGATGAGAACACCGTTGTTTACAAGTTCAAACCAAACACCATAGTAGAACTAAACAATGTAACTAAGACCAACCACAGCAATCTCGCCGATTATGTGGAGAAAATGTCAGATCGCTATCTATTAGTCCAAGCTCAGCACCAATCTCTAACTCCATCTGATTTTGTGCAAGTTCTGCAATCGACTGATTGGTTCAACAGAGAGTCTACTGACGCACCATTTGCGGCTCTAAATGAAATGCTGGAAATTCCCCAAGATGTCATGAAGATAAATGAAGATGAGATTGCACACATGGCCGCAAACATTGATTTTACAAAGTTGAGTCAAGATATGCTAGAAAGAGCAGCAAAAGACACTAGAATACCGAGACAAGTTGTTGTGATGGCTGCAGTCAGTGTTTGCTCGACCCTACGCTCTCAACTTGCAATCACATCTAAGGCGGTTAATGACGAaaaaaagaaaacagaaatgTTCAAATCGGCCTTAGACATAGCAAATCAACGTATTAGACTGCTGAAGgcaaaaaaaacaaacactacaGACTGAAAACTAAACCTTAAAGACTCTAAACATCACTGCTTATCCTAAAAGCGACTTTTTCTCTCGGTATAAGGTTGATTTGCGAATACAAAACACTACGGTTAAGCCTGTGCGTTTTCGTGATCACGACAGCATTGCTACCTTTCCACTCCTCTATGATTTACCTCAGTTAAAGgcgaagtccaacaaaaatgaacttaacttgtatgagtagatcttacgaagacaaatcgatcggtataagttactccgttatcttcgcttttgtatacgagaacgagcgatgattctgtgatgtgcaacgcccacgcgcctgctctgtgcttcctggtcgattaagctccgcccactgggaacgaatcaatgcgctaaggatgactgctacggatctAGCGAGAATGACGAacgtgaatgcgaagatattatgaatatctgccttcttgccgtcagtggttcctctctaaagtaaaatggtgttggtagagctgtttccccgccagactttgaagcagaattcctcaataccacggctcaCCTAGAGAACGTGcttgtgcttgaatatttatttatccttgttcttttaatatccgaagagaaacgttcagcgcgccgtctggcgtgtgctacagaggacgttcctattttcacatcctgTCTGCTGATTGGTAGcaggttacaatcccggatgtaaaaatTGGCTTATCTTCTGTAGCTCACGCCAAACGGCGCGCtgtacgtttctcttcggatattaaaagaacaaggataaacaaatactcaagcgcAAGCgtgttctctaggtaagccgtggtattgaggaattatgcttcaaagtctggcggggaaacagctctaccgacaccattttactttagagaggaaccactgatggcaagaaggcagatctttatagtatcttcgcattcacattcgtcattctcgatatatccgtagcagtcatccgtaaacgcattgattcgttcccagtgggcggagcttaatcgaccaggaagcacagagcaggcgcgtgggcgttgcacatcacagaaacatcgctcgttctcgtttacaaaagcgaagataacggagtaacttataccgatcgatttgtcttcgtaagatctactcatacaagttaagttcatttttgttggacttcccctctAGGGAAGATCTATTTCGTGCCTCTTCCTGGATCATCTTCGACATGTCCATTCATTCTGGTCAATGAGACAGGAGACGAACTCTTGACATCAAACGTTGCTGATGACAAGATTGACTACAACAACTTTACTACTTGGCGACGTAAATGGGCAACGTAATAATTCTTAGCCCCAACACACTGTATGACTATTAGGACATTGCTGCGCACGTTGAGCTAGCTTCGTAATCGTTCGTTAATACAAGTTACATTACAAATGTCAATATTATTCATAGAACGACGGAAGTGTGCTGGAGCAACTCATCTTTTAATACG
Encoded here:
- the LOC134178058 gene encoding uncharacterized protein LOC134178058; protein product: MDPKPFLTMRSSGILCDCTIQIGNRELLVHGLVIASRSDYFLKLLQSKMRDTNRVDLSNVVGGYDAISVIVDFCYGISVQDRLDESNIAHVLCCALYLQMCGEKNLAMICRNTLKMLTERQLTNCLAILNDCTDIGVAAEKEGVIEECLQAAVLHFKSQEGNYEFEALDDLSNSVNLKDFPIHWIEQILEKMRQEECHLSITAFVSTVHISSIISCYPNSCQTVENSPYSLDACRPSAASPTTLLEAFETIMSYVPDEASTLSPRAASPTWFAKALEFSTTHSLACASRLFSMCASIYDKLANADDENTVVYKFKPNTIVELNNVTKTNHSNLADYVEKMSDRYLLVQAQHQSLTPSDFVQVLQSTDWFNRESTDAPFAALNEMLEIPQDVMKINEDEIAHMAANIDFTKLSQDMLERAAKDTRIPRQVVVMAAVSVCSTLRSQLAITSKAVNDEKKKTEMFKSALDIANQRIRLLKAKKTNTTD